A part of Brassica rapa cultivar Chiifu-401-42 chromosome A05, CAAS_Brap_v3.01, whole genome shotgun sequence genomic DNA contains:
- the LOC103870255 gene encoding ankyrin repeat-containing protein ITN1 encodes MAASSVLDGDIDMEKGGMTLQSSENQDPSPTPSPSATATAPALVLSNSGKRMDQAGKKKYVKQVTGRHNDTELHLAAQRGDLAAVQQILKDINSQMEGTLSGEEFDAEVAEIRASIVNEVNELGETALFTAADKGHLDVVKELLKYSSRESIAKKNRSGYDPLHIAAIQGHHAIVEVLLDHDATLSHTFGPSNATPLVSAAMRGHTEVVNQLLSKAGNLLDISRSNHKNALHLAARQGHVEVIKALLAKDAHLARRVDKKGQTALHMAVKGQSSEVVKLLLDADPAIVMLPDKSCNTALHVATRKKRAEIVELLLSLPDTNANALTRERKTALDIAEGLPLSEESSYIKECLARRGALRANELNQPRDELRSTVTQIKNDVHIQLEQTKRTNKNVHNISKELRKLHREGINNATNSVTVVAVLFATVAFAAIFTVPGGDNNDGSAVVVGRASFKIFFIFNAIALFTSLAVVVVQITLVRGETKAEKRVVEVINKLMWLASMCTSVAFLASSYIVVGRKNQWAAELVTVVGGVIMAGVLGTMTYYVVKSKRTRSMRKKVKSARRSGSNSWHHSDYSNSEVDPIFAI; translated from the exons ATGGCCGCCTCGTCCGTTCTAGATG GAGACATAGATATGGAGAAAGGTGGAATGACTCTACAGTCAAGTGAGAATCAAGATCCTTCACCAACACCTTCACCGTCCGCAACAGCAACTGCACCAGCTTTGGTTCTGTCTAACTCAGGCAAAAGAATGGATCAAGCTGGCAAGAAGAAGTATGTCAAGCAAGTCACGGGCCGTCACAACGACACTGAGCTTCACTTAGCTGCTCAGCGCGGCGATTTAGCAGCTGTGCAGCAGATTCTCAAGGACATTAACTCTCAGATGGAAGGGACTCTGAGTGGGGAAGAGTTTGACGCTGAAGTTGCTGAGATTAGGGCTTCGATTGTGAATGAAGTGAATGAGTTAGGCGAGACTGCGCTCTTCACTGCTGCTGATAAAGGTCATCTTGATGTTGTTAAAGAGCTGTTGAAGTATTCGAGTAGAGAGAGTATTGCTAAGAAGAATCGTTCTGGTTATGATCCTCTTCATATTGCTGCCATTCAAGGTCATCATG CTATTGTTGAGGTCTTGCTAGATCATGATGCGACGCTTAGCCATACATTTGGGCCATCGAATGCAACTCCGCTTGTGTCGGCAGCTATGAGAGGCCATACAGAAGTTGTGAACCAGCTCTTATCCAAAGCTGGGAATCTGCTAGATATTTCTCGGTCTAACCATAAAAATGCACTGCATTTAGCTGCAAGACAAGGACATGTGGAGGTCATCAAAGCTCTGCTCGCCAAGGATGCTCACCTAGCGAGACGTGTTGATAAGAAAGGACAAACTGCTCTTCACATGGCTGTAAAAGGACAGAGCTCTGAAGTGGTGAAACTCCTGCTTGATGCAGATCCTGCCATTGTTATGCTCCCTGACAAGTCTTGTAACACGGCGTTGCATGTTGCCACCAGGAAGAAACGAGCAGAG ATTGTAGAACTGTTGTTGTCACTGCCTGACACCAACGCCAATGCTTTAACCCGAGAACGCAAGACAGCGCTCGACATTGCAGAGGGGCTTCCACTCTCAGAAGAATCTTCATACATAAAAGAATGTCTTGCTCGCCGTGGGGCTCTCAGAGCGAACGAGCTTAACCAGCCAAGAGACGAGCTGAGAAGCACTGTCACACAAATCAAGAACGATGTTCATATCCAGCTCGAACAGACCAAAAGGACGAACAAGAACGTGCACAACATTTCCAAAGAGCTCAGGAAACTCCACAGAGAAGGGATCAACAACGCAACCAATTCTGTAACCGTTGTGGCTGTGCTGTTCGCAACTGTAGCTTTTGCTGCTATATTCACAGTGCCTGGAGGAGACAACAACGATGGATCAGCTGTGGTGGTGGGGAGAGCATCGTTCaagatcttcttcatcttcaacgCGATCGCCTTGTTCACTTCTCTGGCCGTCGTGGTGGTCCAGATCACGTTGGTGAGAGGAGAGACGAAAGCTGAGAAGAGGGTAGTGGAAGTGATCAACAAACTGATGTGGTTGGCATCGATGTGTACGTCTGTGGCGTTTCTTGCGTCCTCGTACATTGTGGTTGGGAGAAAGAACCAGTGGGCGGCCGAGCTTGTGACGGTTGTTGGTGGTGTGATAATGGCTGGTGTTCTTGGGACCATGACTTACTACGTGGTGAAGTCGAAGAGGACGAGGTCGATGAGGAAGAAGGTCAAGAGTGCGCGTAGGAGCGGTTCCAACTCGTGGCATCATTCAGATTACTCCAACTCCGAAGTTGATCCTATTTTTGCAATTTAA
- the LOC103870256 gene encoding uncharacterized protein LOC103870256, giving the protein MAITPLRITTPFPSLPFLATAKPHASKLFTVRATDVESTEETPQPDSDTEDFESRLSNIRLRYRSGTGKKAEVRKSKKGSAGPPSKSSGLYLPPVSLKEPVSGGLKVELGFTPYTERLNGRMAGLGLAALLLVELATGKSLLSYHTPSVVWLQIYFMAAVSAMFVKIEKEKVSVWPKD; this is encoded by the coding sequence atggcGATAACTCCTCTACGAATCACGACCCCATTCCCATCACTACCCTTTCTCGCAACCGCAAAGCCACACGCTTCAAAGCTCTTCACGGTCCGCGCCACCGACGTCGAATCAACGGAAGAGACTCCTCAACCCGACTCAGACACCGAAGACTTCGAGTCACGTCTCTCGAACATCCGTCTCAGATACCGAAGCGGAACGGGGAAGAAAGCAGAGGTTAGAAAGTCTAAGAAAGGCTCAGCAGGGCCACCGTCGAAAAGCTCGGGGCTTTACTTGCCGCCGGTGAGTTTAAAGGAGCCGGTTTCGGGCGGGTTGAAAGTGGAGTTGGGGTTTACTCCTTACACGGAGCGGCTCAACGGGAGGATGGCGGGGTTGGGGCTCGCGGCTTTGCTTCTGGTGGAGCTGGCGACGGGGAAGAGCTTGTTGAGTTACCACACGCCTTCTGTGGTGTGGCTTCAGATCTATTTCATGGCGGCTGTTTCGGCTATGTTTGTTAAGATTGAGAAGGAGAAGGTTAGTGTCTGGCCTAAGGATTAA
- the LOC103870254 gene encoding 50S ribosomal protein L10, chloroplastic, protein MSSLRRALLVAGKTKLNLQNCHFITGINYNGLTVKQLQELRGILRENSNTKLLVAKNTLVFKALEGTKWESLKPCMKGMNAWIFVQTEDIPAALKAFVSFQKEKKLFDNNLGGAVFEEKLYAPQDYKVIETMPSREDVYGMMFGGLHWPGLDLVNTLEAPAVSENESAAA, encoded by the coding sequence ATGTCCAGCCTCAGAAGAGCCCTCCTCGTCGCCGGCAAAACGAAGCTCAACCTCCAGAACTGCCACTTCATCACCGGGATCAACTACAACGGCCTCACCGTCAAGCAGCTCCAAGAGCTCCGCGGGATCCTCCGCGAAAACAGCAACACGAAGCTCCTCGTGGCCAAGAACACTCTCGTCTTCAAGGCCCTGGAAGGGACCAAATGGGAGTCTCTGAAGCCGTGTATGAAAGGCATGAACGCCTGGATCTTCGTTCAGACCGAAGATATCCCCGCGGCTTTGAAGGCGTTCGTCAGTTtccagaaggagaagaagctcTTCGATAATAACTTGGGAGGTGCCGTGTTCGAGGAGAAGCTGTACGCTCCTCAGGATTATAAGGTTATTGAAACGATGCCGTCTCGGGAAGATGTGTATGGGATGATGTTTGGGGGTTTGCATTGGCCCGGGTTGGATCTCGTCAATACGTTGGAGGCGCCTGCTGTATCGGAGAATGAGAGTGCTGCTGCTTAG